TGCAATAATATTTACTGTTGGAAGAATTTTTACAATTTCCTTACACGCATCTATTCCATTCATACCTGGCATATTAATATCTAAAAGTATTACATCAGGATGTATACTAGGAAGTTTTTCAATAGCATCTTCAGCATTAAGTGCATGACCAATAACTTCTATTTCAGATTCATTTTGTAACAACAATTTAAACCCCTCAATAACCATTTGGTGATCGTCAATAATAAAAACATTAATCATAAAATAGTTTAGTTTAAAGATGTTTAACTCAATGTGATATCATAATTTGTTTAAAAATACTATTTTTTTTAATAAAGATCCAATTGATATCCTGCAATATAATCTACATCGACTTCTTTTGAAGTAGTAATGAAGTAATTTCGATAATAACCGTCTTCAAAAGTCAAAAAACCCTTGAATTTATATTGTTGCTCTTCTTTGGTATTAAACACACCTACTTCTGTAGCTTTATAACTCACTAAATTACCATGTTTGTCTGTTAGGTTTTTCATAAATTGCTTTAAACCTCTTGCTAAAGTTTCTGTTCTATATTTAGGTTTTACATTTTTAGAAATAAGCTCATAATTTTCTTTTTTAAGGTTTTCTGAAAAATCAATAAATATTTCATTTTGATCCAAAAGGTTAATTAAAGTTTTGGAATTATATTTATACACAGATGGTTTGTTTGAGCTAGAATTTACCAATTCTACACCAATTTGATTATAAGCATCTTTTTCTTCTTGAGAAAAACTATCAAACAATAGCATTGCTATAGTAGCAGTTGATAAATCTTGTCGTAACGTGTCTAACATAAAACTATTAGAAATAGTTATGTCGAACGATTTTATAGTCTCTTGACCTAATGCTGTATTAATACTTTTTGAAAACGATGCATTTCCACCAAAATGAGAGACCACTTTATCAAGTCCTTTTTGTTGGTTTTCAGAAGCACAAGAAAAACAAATTACTAGTGCTATTAAGAATCCGTATTTTTTCATGATTTTATAGTTTTTTATTATTATCACTGTTAGTAATTAAAGTAGTTACGATTCGCTTAATTACTTTGTCCATAAGTGTCTCTTATGAAATCTGCAACTTCTTGTTCTAATGCTCTAAATTCTTTCTTTTTTTTGTGCCAAATAATTCCGTAAAAAATAAAACCACCTACAAAAGTTAAAAATAACAGTAGTACAAAAACTACAAACATCCAAGACTTCATAATATTCAAATTGCTCATAACTTTGAGTTCATTTTTTTTATGAAAAATGATAACCATAGATGAACCATTAATTACATTAAGAGCTTTTTTGTTTAAGAATGCATACTTTACCTTATAATTTGGGAATTGAACACTTAGACTTTCTTTAATTTCTGAAATGTTTGTTTGAGATGCTATTGTAAGTTCCATAATTGTGATTATTTAAATTCAATTGCAAATTAGATGGATTGCACACTTTAACTATCATTTAATTCATATAGCATAAAAAAATCTATGAATTCATAGATTTTTTGGTTCTAATTTTAAAATAGAGGATATTTTATTTAAAAAGCAGTATTTTTCATATCGATTCAAAATAATCATTCATTATGTCTTTTAATAAGAGCCTCCCATCTACTTCAAAAGTTGTAGTAATTATTTTAATATGTTTGTTCGCAATATCCAGTCTTTGTGCACAAAACAAAATAGATAAAGCTTTTGATTCTATTATAACTAGTAAAATATTGACTAAGAAAAAGGTGATGAACTTACTCACTTTTGCAGGTAGAAATCGATATGTTCCAGCTACCAAAAAATTTATCATTAAAGCTTTAGAAATTTCTGGAAAAGAAGATGAGCATAAAAAATTATTGTTAGCAAATTCATATTATGCTTTAGGCAATTATCACTTTTTTCATTCTCAAATTGATTCTAGCCTTGTAGCCCTTGATTTAGCAGATGAAAATCTTAGTGAAAACGATTTGGTTTTAAAAGCTACAATAATGACGACTAGAGGTGGCATATACAATAAAGTAGGGGATGTGTCCTTGGCAATTACCACACAATTAAATGCGAAACAAATTTTAGAAAAAGTAGACACACTAACGTTAGATTTTAAAGAAAGAATTAAAAGACGAGGAAATATATCTACCATAACTAATAGTTTAGCGAATTTATACCTTAAAATAGATGATTATGATAACGCATTAATTAATTATGAAAATGCTTTTAAACTTACAAAAGCTCTAAAAAACAAGCCCAACGCAGCAATAATTCTAAGTAATAAAGGAGAGCTTTTAAATAAAATGAAAAAATTTGAAGAAGCCTTAAAGGTTTCTAAACAAGCAAAACAATTAAAAATAGAGGCGAAATTACCAGAAAGGTTTATTGCAATTTCTAACTTTCATATTGGTGTGGCCTACAAAAATTTAGACAGTACAGCTCTTGCATTATCCTATTTTAATCAAGTTTTAACTCAAAGCAGAGAAAAAAACTACAAACGAGGTGAAATGATGGCATTGTCTGAAAGAGGCTTAATAAATTTTGAATTAAATAAAATAAAAGAGGCTAAAGAAGATTGTACCATAGCCCTCGAAATTGCAGAAAAAACAAATGATAATGATATTAAAATAAAATCGTGCGACTGTCTGTACAAAGTTGAAAATAGCTTAGGAAACCATAAAGCTGCCTTACAAAAATATGAACGCTTTACACAACTCAAAGACTCTGTTTTTAACGAAAAAAATATTCGAAATATTACCAAAATTGGGATGCAATATGAGTTTGATAAAAAAGAGGCTCAACAAAAATTAATTATCGAAGAAAAGAATAGGCAAAGAAATAGATTAATATCAAGCTTCATTGTTCTTTCGGTCATCGCATTGTTAATTGTAATCTTTTATAGAAAAAGACTTAAATACCAGCGTAAAATTACCGAACAGGAGCAAACCCTTAAGAATCAGGAAATAGTAAAACTGCAACAAGAGAACCGTATAACGGCCATAAATAGTATGATTGATGGCCAAGAAAAAGAAAGAGCTAGAATTGCTAATGATTTACATGATGGGCTGGGAGGGCTTCTTAGTTCTGTAAAGTCCCATTTTTTAGCAACACAAGAAGATAAAACTGAAAACAAGCCAACAATAAAGAAAACGGAACTTTTAATTGATCAAGCATGTAATGAAGTTCGAAGAATATCTCACAATATGATGCCGCATGCATTAGTAATTTCAGGATTGAAAGATGGAATAAAAGATATTACCGAACGCTTAGAAATTGAAAATTATGACGTAACCTTAGAAATAAACCAATTGCCAAAACTAGATGCTACTCAAGAAGTTATGGTATATAGATTAATTCAAGAAATTGTAGCCAATATAAAAAGGCATGCTGATGCTAAATCAATATTTATTCAGCTGTATGCACATCTTACTACGGTGCATTTAATGGTTGAAGATGATGGTAAAGGTTTTGACCTTTCAAAAATAAAAGACAAAAAAGGACTCGGCTTACAAAGTATTGAAAGTAGAGTTGCTTATTTAAATGGTGTCATAGATTGGGATACTGCTGTAGGAAAAGGCACCACTATAAATATTAATTTCCCTACTTAAAAAGTGTTATTTTAAAGCTTTAGTAAGTAAATTAGGATATTTATTTGGGATATGTTTAGTTGCTTCAAAATTATAATAAGCCGTTAGGTTTAGAATAATCATAATAGCGGAAAAGAAATACAAATTTAAAACTAATGCAATTCCAAGATGCATTGCTATTATGCCGATTAACCAATACTTTTTGAGTATCTCTATATTAATTAGAAAGTAACACATTTCTAGGATAATAACAGACCAGCCCATACCAATCATAATCCATTGGTAATTAACCAACCATTCTAAATTGATATTAAAATCTAAATTAGAATATGGCAAGGTCAAGGTTTTCCAGATTGACTCACCATTTCTCCAATTATGCCCTAATAATTTATCAAATCCAGAAAAAAAATAAGAAATAACCATAAATACTTGTAGATAAACGCGGATTCGCTGAAAATTAAGCTTATTTCTTGCTTTTTTTATGAGTCTCTTAAAAATTAATGAATCTAATGACTTACTGATATTAGATGGTAGAAAACAAAGGAAAAACAAACAAATACTTGTAAAGTAATCAACACCATAATTAAAAAACACATTGGTCTTAACTAATAATAAATGTAGTAAAAGGAGTAAAATGGCACTTGGTTGTGTTAAAAAACCAAGTAATAAAAATAGCACTGTTATTCCGAATAAAAAGGTGAATAGAGCCCAAACAAAAGCAGGGTCCAAATTCGTAATTTTTAAAAATCTATAGAGACTAATGTCAGAACTTGGAACATATATGTCAGTTACCTTATTTGGAATTAATGCTTCTTCACCAAACAAGTATGGAATATCTTGATAAATAGAAATAAAATGTATACCAATAAATAATGCAACTGCCGTTCTAAAAAAAACTAAATAATCATCTTGATGTTCTAAACTAAATTTATTACTTAAGGTGTTTCCAAGCATCATCTTTGGTATATTTTTGAGATTTTATTAAAGTATAAATTGGTATCATTTCTGGATCTTCATCTAATTGACCTAATAAAGGATGGTGATAGAGGTAAACTTTGGAGTGCACATATTTCCCTTTTTCTTCGTCAAGTAATACGCGAAGAGCTAATCCTTTTAAGAAAATATTACATTTTTTTAACCTTAAAGAATCTTTGTTATCATTAAAGTATTCTTCAAACATTAGATATGCACTTTTAATCCTAGTAAGGCTCTCTTTTCTTTTAAAGTTTGGAAAATTACTCGTTTTTATAAGAGTACTGTCTTCTGAATATACCTTAAACTCCGTAATATATTCGCTGGCTACGTTTGGTGCAAAAAAGCCAAAACCTGTTTCTAAACCAGTATAAGACAAGAATATTGAAATGGGTTCTTTTTCAATAAATAGGGCCGCATTGAATAAATTATTTTTGATTAAAATTGAATCAGCCTTATCAGCTTTGTAAAATTGAGTATACGATTTTATTGTGCCTCTTGTATTGACGGATATAGTTAATATAAAAATAACAAAAAAAACAAAAGTATAGAAAGTATTTAGGTACTTCATAATAAAACTTTAAAAGGCATTATTATTTTTTAATAATGCCTTTAGGTTTAATTAAATTCATTCATCACTTTATCAATGTGGCTTTGAGCATTTCTTA
The nucleotide sequence above comes from Aureibaculum algae. Encoded proteins:
- a CDS encoding tetratricopeptide repeat-containing sensor histidine kinase codes for the protein MSFNKSLPSTSKVVVIILICLFAISSLCAQNKIDKAFDSIITSKILTKKKVMNLLTFAGRNRYVPATKKFIIKALEISGKEDEHKKLLLANSYYALGNYHFFHSQIDSSLVALDLADENLSENDLVLKATIMTTRGGIYNKVGDVSLAITTQLNAKQILEKVDTLTLDFKERIKRRGNISTITNSLANLYLKIDDYDNALINYENAFKLTKALKNKPNAAIILSNKGELLNKMKKFEEALKVSKQAKQLKIEAKLPERFIAISNFHIGVAYKNLDSTALALSYFNQVLTQSREKNYKRGEMMALSERGLINFELNKIKEAKEDCTIALEIAEKTNDNDIKIKSCDCLYKVENSLGNHKAALQKYERFTQLKDSVFNEKNIRNITKIGMQYEFDKKEAQQKLIIEEKNRQRNRLISSFIVLSVIALLIVIFYRKRLKYQRKITEQEQTLKNQEIVKLQQENRITAINSMIDGQEKERARIANDLHDGLGGLLSSVKSHFLATQEDKTENKPTIKKTELLIDQACNEVRRISHNMMPHALVISGLKDGIKDITERLEIENYDVTLEINQLPKLDATQEVMVYRLIQEIVANIKRHADAKSIFIQLYAHLTTVHLMVEDDGKGFDLSKIKDKKGLGLQSIESRVAYLNGVIDWDTAVGKGTTININFPT